A window of Blastomonas sp. SL216 contains these coding sequences:
- a CDS encoding TetR family transcriptional regulator: MMPAPSAPRPGAPDHIKAVALKLFAERGIDGVTVRQIADAAGQKNHAALTYYFGSKDLLVRTLIVDGARAIDERRNAWLDENLASDGIDSVFAVMQGLVVTSIDPDPPAWGECYNRFVVGLQMSNRALFMDALGGRWNKGYLRCLDEVRRLRSDMPGEVLNQRLVFMGAALGGILAAREAELADRSREHPMWSSDRTLDAVAASLAAIIEAPLG, from the coding sequence TCGCGCTCAAGCTCTTTGCCGAACGCGGGATCGACGGCGTCACGGTGCGCCAGATCGCGGATGCGGCCGGGCAAAAGAACCATGCCGCGCTGACCTATTATTTCGGATCGAAGGACCTGCTCGTCCGCACCTTGATCGTCGATGGCGCGCGGGCGATCGACGAACGGCGCAACGCCTGGCTGGACGAAAACCTGGCGAGCGACGGGATCGACAGCGTGTTCGCGGTGATGCAGGGGCTGGTGGTCACCTCGATCGATCCCGATCCCCCGGCCTGGGGCGAATGCTACAACCGTTTTGTCGTCGGGCTGCAGATGTCCAACCGGGCACTGTTCATGGACGCACTCGGCGGACGCTGGAACAAAGGCTATCTGCGGTGCCTGGATGAAGTCCGCCGGCTGCGCTCGGACATGCCGGGCGAGGTGCTGAACCAGCGGCTGGTGTTTATGGGTGCAGCGCTGGGCGGCATTCTGGCGGCGCGCGAGGCGGAGCTGGCCGACCGGTCGCGCGAGCATCCGATGTGGTCGAGCGACCGCACGCTCGATGCGGTGGCCGCATCACTGGCCGCGATCATCGAGGCGCCGCTCGGCTGA